In Parafrankia discariae, the sequence CCGGCGTCAGCCCGCGGCGGGCGCCGCCCGGCGCCTGCCCCGGCGGCGCCGGCCCGGCGCGCCCGGCCGGCCAGGCCGCCCCGCCCACCGCGTCCGGCGGCCGGGCAGGCACGTCAGGCGCAGCACGTCACCCTCCACCACGCACGGGCCCTGCGCGAAGCTCGCCCGGAACAGCGCCAGCGCGGCGCTGTTCTCGGCGAGCACGTTCGCGTGCAGCTCGCGCACTCCGGCCGCGACGGCGTGGCGGTCGAGTTCGGCGAGCAGCCGGCGGGCCACCCCACGGCGGTGGGCGGTGTCGACGACCGCGACCGACACCTCGGCCTCGGCCGGTCCGGTGCGGATCAGCCGCGCGATTCCCAGCGGATGGCACTCCACCGCGACCAACGCGATGTGGTCGTGGTGATCGACGTCCGCGAGGGCGCGGCGGTGCGCCGCCGGCAGAGTGCCCAGCGGTGCGTGAAAGCGCAGGTAACGGCTTCTCGGTGAGAGTCCGGCGAACACCTCGTCGACAATGTCCTGCTCGCCGGGGCGCAGCAGGCGGATTCGCGGTCCCGGCGGTGGGCAGGCGCGCGACCGGCTCCGGCGCGCGGGCCGGCGCCGTGCCGGATGCCGGTCGTCGGGCTGCCGGTGTTCGGGTTCTCCGCACTCGGGCTGCCCGTTTTCGGGCCGCCGGTGTTCGGATTGCGTGATTGGTCCGGTCACCCGTCCAGTTCACCCGCGGAAAAGGGCTGCTCCGGGGTTTCTGTCAGCCATCCGACCGCTTGGCCGCCGTCGCCTGGCCGACCCGGCACCCGGGCGTACCGCCTCCCACCCCGGTCGCCGATCAGTTGGGGTGCGCTCCGACGGCGTCGCGGATCTCGCGGCCCATCCCGCCCGTCTGCCGCGCGCAGTGCGCACAACAGAAGAAACGCCCGGAGACCTCCACCCCATGCCCGATCACGCGGCAGTCGCAGTGCTCACAGCGCGGGGCGAGCTTCTGCACCGCGCACTCGAACGAGTCGAAGGTATACGTCTCACCGCTGACGACCTGGATCTCGAAGGACATCCAGTATTCGTTTCCGCAGGTGTCGCAGGCACGCATGACGCCTCCTTGCGTCGGGATGCCTCGACGCTACTTTCGGCGTGCTCCTGATCGCATCTTCTCGCCCTCGGCGGTCCCGGGATAATCTGCGCGATCGAGGCACTCAGCCGCGTCCGGGCCGGCGGTCCGGGTGACTCGGGCAGCGACCGCGCGGTGCCGGGCCGGGTGGCCGCCCGCTTTAGCGGGAAACGGTGAAATGACGGCCGGCGGCCGATATAAATCGGTCGGTCTGGTACTGAACCCCGGGGTCGGTTTATGCGCGCCGGCGGGCTGTTTCCGTCGTGGTGGCCCCGGGCTGGCCGCATACATTCGGATTCCGGTGTTGGTTTGACGCCGCCTGAAGTCGCTGGGGTAGCGTTCGCCCCGCACCTCGGTGCGCGCCAGTAAATGACCGCTGAGAAAGGGATCAGAAAATGAGCCAGCAGGAGCAGCAGCAGCAGCGCCAGCAGGTGGAGCAGCAGCTCCGTCAGAACTGGCGGCAGCTCCGTTACCGCCTCCTTGACCAGTTCGGTCAGGTCAGCGCGGCGGACCTCGACTCCGCGACCGACATCCATGACCTCGTCGCCCGGATCGCGGACAAGACGCACCACAGCGAGCGTTACGTCGAGAACCGCCTGCGTGAGCTGGCCGGTGTCGGCGGCGGCCAGGGTCAGGCCGGCGAGCGCTTCGGTGGCGGCCAGCAGGGCAACCAGAGCAACCAGGGCAACCAGGGCCAGTCGTTCGGCTCCTAGTAACACCCTCCTGCTGACCGGCCAGGCCGGAATGACGGCGCACCGTAGTTGAACAGTGTGTTCATAGGTGCGCCGCCCAGCTTTCCGACGCTACTCGGCGCGCGTTTTCAGCACGTCGCGCCGAGTAGCGATCGGAGCTCCAGCAGGTCATCCATCAACCTGATCGTCTCCGTATTACGTGGAAGCCGGCGCAGCTCCTCCAGCATCGCGTCTGTTTCCTCAACGGTGGGGATATCGTCGATCGACGCTGCTATCTTAACGATATCGACCACGGGAGCACCACCTGTCTGCATACTGCAGAATTGCACATGGCGATTCAACAGAAATTAAATCCAGGCTTCCTTCGTGTTAACTTCAGGCCTGGACCGGATGCGATAAGTGACGATCTGTCCCCGGTGCGGCGATCTCCGCCCTGGGCGGGCGCGATCGGCGCTGTCGCGTCATCCCGTCCCCCTTTGTCCCGTCGCCGGTCCGCCGGCAGCGTGAACGCCTGTCGCCGGAGCCGCCGGAGCGGTGCAGCGGGCCGCCGGGGAACTGAACGTGATGCCTGGTGGTCCGCGTGCCTGTCCCTTCTTCCTTCCCTTCCGGGGGGCTCCTGACGCCTGGTAGCGGACACTGGTGTGGTTCGCCCCCCCCCGGGGCCGTGACGGTCCGGCGCCGGCGCGCCTTACTGTGCATGTCGTGGAGTACGAGATCGCACCCGAGCGAACCGCCGGACGTCCGGCGGCCCGGCGGCCCGGCCGCGCCCCCGAGGCCCTCCGACGGTTCGGTGGGGAGCGGGGCGTGTAGGCGGCGGTGATGACCGAGCCACTCGGCCTGCGGGACCGCAAGAAGCAGCGCACCCGGGACGCGCTGTCCGCCGCCGCCGTCTCGCTGTTCCTGGAGCGGGGCTTCGAGCGGGTCTCCGTCGCCGAGGTGGCCGCGGCGGCCGAGGTGTCGAAGCCGACGCTGTTCAGCTACTTCCCGGCCAAGGAGGACCTGGTCCTGCACCGGGTGCTCGACCACCGTGGGGAGGCCGCCCGGGTGGTGCGGGCCCGGTCGGCCGACCGGTCGCCGCTCGGCGCGCTGGAGGCTCATTTCCTCGCGGGCCTGCGACGACACGAACCGGTCACCGGGCTGTGCGACCTGCCCGAGGTGCTCGCCTACCACCGTCTGGTCTTCTCGACTCCGAGCCTGCTGGGCCGGATGGCCCAGTTCACCGCCGCCGACGAGGACGCCCTGGCGACCGCGCTCGCCGAGGCGGCCGGCTCGCCCGCCGTCCAGGTGGACGCCCGGCTCGCCGCGGCGGCGGTTCTCACCGTCCACCGGGTGCTGGCCCGGGAGAACTGGCGCCGCCTCGACGCCGGCGCGGCCGCGGCGGACGTCCTGCCCGCGGCCGAGGCGGTGGCCCGCCGGGCGTTCGGCGCGCTCGCCGGCCTCGCGGACCTCCCGGGTCGGGTGGTGCCCGGAGCCGGGTGAGCCGTCCCCAATCTGCTTTACTCGGTCAAGTTATTGACTTCGTAAAGTAGAGGGGTCCTCATGGGTGACGGCGCGGCCGAGGGACGCGACGGGGATCCCCGGTCGGTGGATCCGCTGACAGCGGATCCACCGACCGGGGATCCGTGGTCGGCGGAGCTCGCCGCCGAGCGCCGTCACCTGGACCGCGCCCGCGCGGCGCTGGCCCGGATGCGGCACGAGGCCGAGGCGACGGAGATCCCCGAAGGGGACCCCGTCGCGGACAAGGTGACGAACGCCTTCCTGCGGGCGGCGCGGCGGCGGCGGCTCGAGGCGCTGAGCGACCCCGCGAACGGGGCACCGCTGTTCTTCGGGCGGATCGACTACGCCGCGGACGCTGCCGCCGCGCCGGGGCGGCACGTCCATCTGGGACGGCGCCACGTGCGGGAGGCCGCCGGCGATGATCCGTTGATCGTCGACTGGCGTACCGACATCGCCCGTCCCTACTACCGCGCCCACCGGGGCGACGCGATGGGGCTCCAGGCGCGGCGCCGGTTCGGGTTCGACGGCGCCGAGCTCACCGCGTTCGAGGAGGAGCCACTCGCCGGGCCGCCGCCGGGCGCCGCTCGGGCCGGCGGGCCGACCGGCCGCGACCTGCTCACCCGTGAGATCGCCCGGCCCCGGTCGGGGCCCATGCGGGACATCGTCGCGACGATCCAGCCGGAGCAGGACGAGATCGTCCGGGCCGATCTCGAGGTGAGCGTCTGCGTCCAAGGCGCGCCGGGCACGGGCAAGACCGCGGTCGGCCTGCACCGGGCCGCCTACCTGCTGTTCGCCCACCGGGAGCGGCTCAGCCGTTCCGGGGTGCTCGTCGTGGGGCCGAACCGGGCCTTCCTCCGCTACATCGGCGCGGTCCTGCCCGCGCTCGGCGAGTTCACCGTCACCCACCGCAGTCTCAACGCCCTCGTGGACCTCGCGCCGGTGCGCGGAACCGACCCGGAGCCGGTCGCCGAGCTCAAGGGCGACGCCCGGCTGGCCGTGGTGATCCGGCGGGCGCTCGGCGCCACCTGGCCCGACGGGTCCCCATCCGCGGTCTCGATCACGAGCCCGCTCGGCCGCTGGACGGTGAGCGGGGCCGAGATCGCCGACCTGGCCGCCGGCATCCGGTCGGCCGGCCATCGCCACCGCGTGGCCCGGGACCTGCTCGGCCGACGGATCGCCGCCGCGGTGGTCCGCCGGGCCGAGGAGCGGGGGCACCTGCCGGCGGACTCCGCGGTGGAGCGCCTCGCCCGCACCCGGTCCGTCCGGGCAGCGGTCGACACCGTGTGGCCGCGCACCGACGCGGTCGGGCTGATCCACCGGCTGTTCACCGACCCCGAGCTGCTCGCCCGCGCCGCCGACGGCGTGCTCTCCGGGCCGGAACAGCGCCTGCTGCTGGCCGACCGGCCCACGTCGCGACGAACCGCCCGCTGGTCGCGGGCCGACCTGTTCTGTCTGGACGAGGCGCTGGACCTGATCGACGGTGTGCCGGCGTTCGGGCACGTCATCGTCGACGAGGCCCAGGACCTCTCGGCCATGCAGTGCCGGGCCGTCGGGCGCCGGTGCGCGACCGGGTCGCTCACCGTCCTGGGGGATCTGGCCCAGGGCACCACCGCCTGGGCCGCGCGCTCCTGGGAGCAGGCGCTCGGCCACTTCGGCAAGCCCGCCGCGCGGCTGGAGGTGCTGACCCGGGGCCATCGGGTACCGGCCGAGATCCTCTCGTTCGCCGACCGCCTGCTTCCGAGCATCGCGCCGGACCTGCCGCCCGCGTCGTCGACCCGCGCCGTCCCGGGTGCGCTGCGGGTGATCGCCGCCCCGCCGGACGACCTGGTCGGCGAGGCGGCCCGCCAGGTCCGCGCCGAGGCGGGCCGCGGCGGCTCGGTGGCGGTGATCGCCCCGGACGAGACCGTCGGCACGCTGACGGCGGCGCTGCGCGCGGCGGGCCAGCCCGCCACCGCCCTCGCCGACGACGCTGAGCTGACCGACGACGCCGCGCCCGCCGACACGCCTGCGCCGGACGGGCAGACGTCCCGGCCGGTGACGGTCGTGCCCGCCTCTCTCGCGAAGGGGCTCGAGTTCGACCACGTGGTCCTCGTCGACCCGGCGTCGGTCGCCCGCTCCGGGCCGGGCCCGGTCCAGGGACTGCGCCGGCTCTACGTGGTGCTGACCCGGGCGGTGACCTCCCTGGCGGTGATCCACGCGGGCGACCTCCCGACCGCCCTCGCGGACCCGGCGCCGGTCAGGGGCCCGGGGGCACCGGAGTCCCGGTGACCGGCGAGTCGCCGTCCGGCCGAGGCCGGCTCACGGTGATCGTGACGGTCGCCCCCCGGGTGACGAGGCCCGCCCGGGGCGTCTGGGCGATCACGACTCCCGGCGGCTGCGCGCCCGTGCCCCGTTCCTCGACGACGTCGAAGCCGCGGTCCCGCAGCGTCACGGTGGCCGCGGCGGCGCTCTGACCGACCACGTCGGGAACCGCCACCTGCCGGCTCACGATGGTGACCGTCACCGTCGTGTCGTAGGCGACCTGGGTTCCGCCCGGCGGGTCGGTCCGTTCCACCAGTCCCGGCCCGATCCTGGACGGCCCGTCGTTCTCCTGGAGGATCATCCGCAGGCCGGCGGAGTAGATCCCGGCGCGGGCGTCCACCTCCGAGCGCCCGACGAGGTCGGGGACGGTGGTGTGCGGCGCCCCGTCGGACACGGTGAGCTCGATCGCCGTGTTCCGGGGCACCTCGCTGCCCGCCGCGGGAAGTATCCCGATGACGGAGCCCACGGGCCGGTCGTCGAGCCGCGTGGTGCGGGTGATGTCCGTCAGCCCGGCGGCGCGGAGCGCCTCCTCCGCCTCGGCGATCGGCCGGCCGACGACGTCCGGGACCTCGACGGGCCCACCGGGCTCGCCGGGCTGGGTGACCTCCTCGGCGCCCTTGCCCGCCCCGGGTCCGGTGGTCGTCGCCGTGTCCGGGTCTGCGGGCCCGCCGCCCGGCGTCTCGCCGTCCGGTGGCGGCGTCTGGTCGCTCGGCGCCGCGGTTGTGCTGATACGGGCGTCGGGGTCGTCGCGGCCGGCCAGCGGCTGGAGGAGCAGCCACCCACCGGCCAGGACGACGACCCCGACCAGCGCGGCGACGAGCAGGCGTCCAAAGCGGCGGCGACCCGGCCGCGGCCGCCCGGCCGCGATGGGAGAGCCGCCGGCCACACCGGCCGGGTGGGCGGCCACACCGCCCGGGCTGGAGCGCGGGACCGGGTCGTGCGTGGGCGACCCACCCGGGGGTGGCGCCCCATGGTCCGTCGCGGGGAGGGCGAGGGCCGCTGACGCCGGTGCCGGGACCTCGACGCCGAGGGTGACCAACTGTCGTAGCAGGTCCTGAGCGGTGGGGCGGTCCGCGGGCCGCCGGCTCATCGCCCGCCGGACGACGGCGCCCAGCGCCGGGTCCAGCCCGTCGAGATCCGGGTCGCCGTGGACGATCCGGAAGATCTGCGCGTCGGGCGGTCCGAGTCCGAACGGCAGCCGCCCGGTTCCGGCGAAGGCGACCAGGCCGGCCCAGGCCCACACGTCGGCCGCGCCGGACACCGGCTGCGCCTGTGCCTGTTCGGGGGCCATGAACGCCGGCGTTCCGACGATCGAGTCCCGCGTGACGTGCGTGAGGTCCGCGGCGTGAGCTATGCCGAAGTCGATGACGCGCGGGCCCAGGGACGACAGCAGGACGTTCGCCGGCTTGAGATCGCGGTGGACCAGGCCGGCGCCGTGGATGGCGGTCAGCGCCGCGGCCACGCTGACGGCCACCCGTTCCAGGTCGGCGGCACCGAGCGGGCCACCGGCGGCGACCGCGGCGGCCAGCGTGGGGCCGTCCACGAACTCGGTGACGATGAAGGGCGGCCCGTCGGGCGGGTCGACGGCGTCCAGCAGCTCGGCGGTGCAGAACCGGGCCACCCGGCGGGCGAGCTCGGCCTCCCGGCGGAAGCGCGCGTGGAACGTGGGCACGCCGGCGACCTCCGCCCGGATCATCTTGATCGCGACAGGCCGGCCGTCGGGGGCGGTGCCCAGGAAGACGGTGCCCATCCCACCCTCGCCGAGCCGCCCGAGAACGCGGTAGCGCCCCAGCTCGGAGGGATCATCGGGCTGGAGAGGGGCGGCGGCGGGCCGGCTGCCGGGCGCGGTGGCTGGATCCTCGGCGCTGCGGCACGCGTCCATGAGCCCTCCGGCGGTTGGCCGGCGCGCCGGGCCGCGCGCCGTTCCGTCAGTCATGATGCGCAGCGATCAGTTCTGGTTGCGTGCTGAGGCCCGCGCTGTCGGCAACAGGACAAGCCCGGCCGCGACCCGGGCCGTCGCGCCCGGGGCGACGTCACGCGGTCCGATGGTGGTGGCGATGGGCCGATCGGGCGAGACGTCCGAAGCCAGGTGCGGACGTCCGCGGGCACCTGCTCGGGAATGTTTCGAAAACCGCTCCAGGGCCGGGTCCGGCACCTCCTGCCCGCCTACCGTCGGAGTATGAGCGAGCGGGTGGAGGCGCTGCGCGCGCTGGAGCGGCTCGGCGTTCTGGACGGCATCTGCTGGGCCTGGGCGAGCGCGCGCCGGCAGACCGTGCACACTTTCGACCCGCGGGCGGGACACGACCAGAGCTGGGCCGGGCGCACCGCGCTCCGGTTGTTCCGTGACCGCCTCGACCGGGTCTTCCACTGCCTCGACCTGCCCGGGGACCCGCTGGCGGCGGGCCTGGCCCCGCGGGACGTCCAGTCGATGCCCCGGGTGCCCCCGGGCGTGGTCGTCCGCGACGACCTGAACGGCTCGCCGGCGTGGCGGGCGGGAGACCGGCGGATCCTGGTGCGGCCGTCGGGCGGCGGCGATCTCGACCGCATCCCCTGGCCGCGCGAGAGCGGGAGCGACCACCGGGCGGGTGCGCGGCCACCGGGCGGGGCGGAGGTGACGCTCGTCGTGGCCTACTCCATCGACGCCGTGACCGGGGCCTCCGCCCTCTACCTGGGGCAGCCGCGCGGCGACGGCACCTCGCCCGCCTGGCACTGGCGGGAGGCACTTACGCGCGGCTGACGGCGGGCCGCCCGCCGGCCCCGGGGGTCGCCGGCCGGCCGGCCGGCGGTCAGTTCTTGAGCCGGGCCGCGAACACGGCTGCCTGGGTGCGGCTGGTGAGGCCGAGCTTGCCGAGGATCGCCGACACGTAGTTCTTCACCGTCTTCTCCGACAGGTGGACGCAGCCCGCGATCTGGCGGTTCGTCATGCCCTCGGCGATCAGCCGGAGGATCTGGCGTTCCCGGCTGCCCAGCGCGGCGAGCTGCTCGTCCTCGGCAGGCTCGTCGCGCAGCCGGGCCAGCACCTTCTGGGTGACGGCGGGATCGAGCAGCGAGCGCCCCGCGGCGATCGTGCGGATCGCCCCGACCAGGTCGTTGCCCCGGATCTGCTTCAGCAGATACCCCGAGGCCCCCGCCATGATCGCGGCGAAGAGCGCGTCGTCGTCGTCGTAGGAGGTCAGGATGAGGCAGCCGACGGCGGGCTGCGCCGAACGGATCTCCCGACACACCTCGATCCCGCTGCCGTCCGGCAGCCGGGCGTCGAGCACCGCGACGTCCGGACGGGCGGCCGGGATGCGCCGCAGCGCGGAGGCCGCGGTCGACGCCTCGCCGACGACCTCGATGTCCCCGGAGTCCTCCAGCATCTCCCGGATGCCCCGGCGGACGATCTCGTGATCGTCCAGCAGGAAGACACGAACACCACTCATGATCGTCAAGGTACCCGCGGGGGGACGCGCTGCGGCCCCTCGGGCGGGAGGTCGGCCGCTACGGACTCCGGGAACAGGACTTTTGTCCCGGATGCCCGGCGCGGAAGGCCTGATGACGGCGCCCCGTCGGCCATCCTCAGCGGGCGGTGGCCGAGCGGAGCCGCTCGATCAGGTCGGGGAGATCGCCCAGGGCGCGCAGGGTGTCGTTGAGGTGCGTGCACGTGGTCGTCCCGGTGAAGGTGCGGGAGACGGTGCGGCGCAGGTCCGCGGCGCCGAGCCCCACGACACGCTCGGCGCTGGCCAGCGCCTGCGGGCACTCGGGGCCTGGCAGGACCCCGGCCCGACCCACCGAGCGCACGACGCGGGCCGCCTGGTCGACCGCGGCGTCGATCCCGTACTCGTGCACGACGACCTCGGCGCCGGCCGGCTCCTGGTAGGTGTCGCGCATCAGCGCGTCGACCTGGAAGGCCGCGGCCCCGTCCGCGGGTCCGGCCTGGGCGGCCCCGTCCCGGGTGGATCCGGTGGCGGTGGGTACGTCGCCGATCGGGACGAGATCGATTCGGCGCAGGCGGCGCATGGCGTGGGGGCCCAGCGGGGGCAGCGGATGCCACCCGAGCGGGTCCTCGTCGAGCGCGAGGTCGCCGGCCCGGACGCTGGTCGTGCGCACCCTGGCCCGCGAGTCGGCGCTGCGCTCGGCGGACAGCCTCGCGAGCAGGCCGTCGCGCTGCCAGCCGGCGCAGACCTCCAGCATCGGGTTGCCGCCGGCCTCCGCGCCGGCGTGCGTCGACGGCTTCTCGCGGAAGATGCCGTTGCGCCCGAGCGCGGAGCCCGACACCAGGGTCGCCACGGGCACGTCGTCGAGGAGCTGTTCGAGCAGCGAGCGCCGGGTGGAGGACACCCCGGCGGCACCGGCACCGGCACCGGCACCGTCGCCGGCGGCAGTGCCGTCGGCCGGGTTGGCGCCGGCCGCGTCGGCGGCGGCGAGGATCTGCCGGGCGGCGCCGCGGAAGCCGGCCCGCGCCGAGGCGCCGACCAGGCTCGCGAAGCCGGGTACGGCCGGTTCGGACTCGATCTCGAGGACGGGGCCGGGCGCGGCCATGTAGTCGAGGACGACGCGCAGCCGTGCCTCGCCGAGGACCCGCGTCTCGCCCGTGGCGGTGGTCAGCAGGTCACGGCCGACCCCGGTGAGGTGCAGCGGGCCGGTGAGGCCGTCCGGGCGCTCCATCATGATCGAGGTCGTCCGCCGGACGGAGCCGGGGCGGCGCGGCGGGGTGCCCTGCGCCGAGCCGGTGGTCCCGGGCCACTGGCCGTCGACCGGGTCGATGCCGGGGAGCGGCTCACCGGCGCGCGGGCCGCCGACGCCGGGGCCACCGGTGCCGGGGCGACGCGCGGCCTCCTCGCCGGACCGGGGCCGGCCGGTGTGCGGGCCGCGGGGACCGGTCCGGCCGGGGGGCTGGCGGGGCACCTGGGTCGGGGATGCCTGGACGGCGACGGGGGCCGTCTGACCGTGCGCCATGCGCGTACTCCGATCACTGCTGTCGTGTGCGCACCCGCTCCTCGGTGCGCGCGCCCGCGGCTCCCGCTGGCCGTGGCCAGCTGACCGTGGCCGTCGGCCTCGGCCCGGTGATCGCGACGCGGCCAGCGGCCTCGGCGCGGTGACCCGGGTTCCCGCGGGTTACTCGGCTTCCCACGATAAGGCGGGCCACCGGCAAATCACCTCCCTCGTGGGTGATGGCCTTTTCACATAGCCCGTCCGAATGTGTGACCTGCGCCGCTCGGATGTCGGCCGGTCGCACCGTGGCCGGAGTGTCGCCCGGGGATTCCCGGGTCAGCTGTGTTCGAGATAACAGCGACTCAGTGTTCGTCGATAGCGATTTCAATTCTTATTGATCGCGGTTGAATTCGGAGAAACCGGGCGGCGGGCGGGTGCCCGCCGCCGCCGCCCGGCGACCGCGGAACGGTGCCCACGGACGCGTGAGGCCCGCCGGGCACGCGGGTGCGTGCCCGGCGGGCGGTGCCGGAGAACCGGGGGGAACCCGGGTCAGGAGGCGGCTTGCGGGATCTGGAAGACGTCGGTGGGGGCGGTGGCCGTGACCGGCTGCCCGAACTCGGTGAACGTGGCGTCGGTCGTGCCGCTGTCCAGACCGGTGCCGGTCTGGCGCAGGGGCAGGGGCGGGCCGACGTTCGCGACGTACAGGGTGTGGGATTTCGTCGTCACCTTCACCGCGGGCTGGTTCTGCTCGGTGACCCGCTCGACGGTCGGCTTCTCGCCGGCCTTGATGTCGTCGGCGATGTCGTCGATCTCGTCCGCCACGCCGTCGAGGGTCAGGTCGTCCTCGCTGGGGATCGGGCCGGTCCTGACCCACTGCTCGGGCCGGGCGCCCGGGTACGCCGCCACGAGACCCTCGCCGCGCAGGTAAGCCACGCCGGCGAAACGGAGCACCTCGATCCGCATGCCGTTGGTGTTCATCGACCCGGTGACGGTGCCGTGGGAGTCCAGCCGCAGGTCGACCGACGCCGGCTTGCCGTCGTCGACCCCGTCGCCGGCGAAGTGCACGCTGTCGACCGCGCGCAGCGCCGTGGCCGCCGCCGAGACGATCTCCGTGGCCGGTTTGCTCTCGATCCCGTTGAGCGGACCGCCCGCGCCCGCGCCCGCGCCCGCGCCGGACGACGCGGCCTCGCCGGCGTCGGCGCCGTCCGAGCCGCCCCCGCAGGCGCCCAGCGTCAGGGCGAGTCCCATCGCCGTTCCGACCGCCGCCAGTCGGGGCAGTCGGGTCCATCGGGTCTGAGCGTGTCTCATTGTCGTCCCTTTCTGAGCGGGCCACGGATGGCCGACCGGTGTCGTCTGTCGCCAGTCCCTGCGGCCGCCGGTTCCCGCTCGGCTGTTCTGTCGGATGCCCCCCACCCGCCAACGTGACTTCGCTGACTTTCGGGACGATACGGACATTCCTGTGGACGCGCCGCCCTTAGGCGCAGCGCGTCGGAGTCATACTCGCGACACGACGATCCGCCGGTGGGCCGAGGTGACGCGGGTGCCGGGAACCGCCGCGGCCGGGTGAACTCCGACCCGCCCCCCGACAGCCCAGCCGTACCAGCCGAACACGTCCGCCCAGAGGGAGCCGCCGTGCCCACGCTCGACCGCCACGACGACGTCCTCGTCCTCGACATCGGGGACGGGGAGAACCGTTTTCACCCGGACTGGATCGCCTCCGTCGACGCGGCACTGGACGAGGTGGAGAAAACGACGGGGCCGCGGGCCCTGGTGACCGTCGCGACCGGGAAGTACTTCTCCACCGGACTGGACCTGGACTGGCTGCTCGCGCACGCCGACCGGCAGCAGGAATACGCGATAAGCGTCCACGAACTGCTGGCCCGGGTGCTCGCCCTGCCGGTCGTCACCGTCGCCGCGCTGCAGGGGCACACGTTCGCCGCAGGTGCGATGTTCTCCCTGGCGCACGACTTCCGGGTGATGCGGGCCGACCGCGGCTACTGGTGCCTGCCCGAGGCCGACATCGACATCCCCTTCACCCCGGCGATGTCCGCGCTGATCCAGGCCCGGCTGAGCCCGCAGGCCGCGCACGAGGCGATGACCACGGCCCGCCGCTACGGCGGCCTCGACGCCCGCGCCGCCGGCATCGTCGACCAGGCGGTGGCGGCGGAGGAGGTCCGCGGCACCGGCCTGGAGCTCGCGCGTGCCCAGGTCCGTCGGGCGGGGAGCACCCTGGGAACCATCAAGGCGCGGATGTACGCCCCCGTCCTGGCCGCGCTGCGCGACCGGGAGCGGCCGCTCGGCTGACCCGGCGGACGTCCCGTGACCCGGCACGTCCCGCCGGCGCGTACCGCTCGCGCGCGCCGCGCGTAGCGTCGGGTGGACGGACGGCCGCGGCGCCAGCGAGCCCCCGACGACGGACGGACCGCGATGGACCCCGAGCTCAGGATCAGCGAACCGAGGACGGACGAACCGGGGACGGGCGAGCCGAGGACGGACGAACCGGGTGACGGTCGGCTGGCGATCGGCGAGCCGGCGACGTCCGCCGCCGGTGTTCCCGGGGTGGCCCACGCGCTGGCGCGCTGCCGGGAGCTGATGGGCGTGCGCCGTTCGGTCCAGACCCTGCGCCTGCTCAACCAGGACGACGGCTACGACTGCCCCGGCTGCGCCTGGCCCGACCCACGGCCGGACGACCGCTCCCGCGCCGAGTTCTGCGAGAACGGCGCGAAGGCCGTCGCGCAGGAGGCCACCCGGGCCCGGGTGACAGCGGAGTTCTTCGCCGCGCACAGCCTGACCGACCTCGCCGCCCGCTCCGGGCACTGGCTCGGCGAGCGGGGCCGGCTCGTCAGCCCGGTGTACAAGGCCGCCGGCAGCGACCACTACGTCCCGATCGGCTGGGACGAGGCGTTCCGGATCGTCGCCGACGAGCTGACCGGTCTGGACGGCCCGGACGAGGCCGCCTTCTACACCTCGGGCCGTACGAGCAACGAGGCCGCTTTCCTTTACCAGTTCTTCGCCCGCGCGTTCGGCACGAACAATCTGCCGGACTGCTCGAACATGTGCCACGAGTCGTCGGGTGCCGCGCTGACCGAGACGATCGGGGTCGGTAAGGGCTCCGTCACCCTGGAGGATCTGGAGACGGCGGACCTCGTGCTCGTCGTCGGGCAGA encodes:
- a CDS encoding GNAT family N-acetyltransferase, translated to MFAGLSPRSRYLRFHAPLGTLPAAHRRALADVDHHDHIALVAVECHPLGIARLIRTGPAEAEVSVAVVDTAHRRGVARRLLAELDRHAVAAGVRELHANVLAENSAALALFRASFAQGPCVVEGDVLRLTCLPGRRTRWAGRPGRPGAPGRRRRGRRRAAPAAG
- a CDS encoding TetR/AcrR family transcriptional regulator, with protein sequence MTEPLGLRDRKKQRTRDALSAAAVSLFLERGFERVSVAEVAAAAEVSKPTLFSYFPAKEDLVLHRVLDHRGEAARVVRARSADRSPLGALEAHFLAGLRRHEPVTGLCDLPEVLAYHRLVFSTPSLLGRMAQFTAADEDALATALAEAAGSPAVQVDARLAAAAVLTVHRVLARENWRRLDAGAAAADVLPAAEAVARRAFGALAGLADLPGRVVPGAG
- a CDS encoding response regulator, yielding MSGVRVFLLDDHEIVRRGIREMLEDSGDIEVVGEASTAASALRRIPAARPDVAVLDARLPDGSGIEVCREIRSAQPAVGCLILTSYDDDDALFAAIMAGASGYLLKQIRGNDLVGAIRTIAAGRSLLDPAVTQKVLARLRDEPAEDEQLAALGSRERQILRLIAEGMTNRQIAGCVHLSEKTVKNYVSAILGKLGLTSRTQAAVFAARLKN
- a CDS encoding HelD family protein; the encoded protein is MGDGAAEGRDGDPRSVDPLTADPPTGDPWSAELAAERRHLDRARAALARMRHEAEATEIPEGDPVADKVTNAFLRAARRRRLEALSDPANGAPLFFGRIDYAADAAAAPGRHVHLGRRHVREAAGDDPLIVDWRTDIARPYYRAHRGDAMGLQARRRFGFDGAELTAFEEEPLAGPPPGAARAGGPTGRDLLTREIARPRSGPMRDIVATIQPEQDEIVRADLEVSVCVQGAPGTGKTAVGLHRAAYLLFAHRERLSRSGVLVVGPNRAFLRYIGAVLPALGEFTVTHRSLNALVDLAPVRGTDPEPVAELKGDARLAVVIRRALGATWPDGSPSAVSITSPLGRWTVSGAEIADLAAGIRSAGHRHRVARDLLGRRIAAAVVRRAEERGHLPADSAVERLARTRSVRAAVDTVWPRTDAVGLIHRLFTDPELLARAADGVLSGPEQRLLLADRPTSRRTARWSRADLFCLDEALDLIDGVPAFGHVIVDEAQDLSAMQCRAVGRRCATGSLTVLGDLAQGTTAWAARSWEQALGHFGKPAARLEVLTRGHRVPAEILSFADRLLPSIAPDLPPASSTRAVPGALRVIAAPPDDLVGEAARQVRAEAGRGGSVAVIAPDETVGTLTAALRAAGQPATALADDAELTDDAAPADTPAPDGQTSRPVTVVPASLAKGLEFDHVVLVDPASVARSGPGPVQGLRRLYVVLTRAVTSLAVIHAGDLPTALADPAPVRGPGAPESR
- a CDS encoding PASTA domain-containing protein is translated as MDACRSAEDPATAPGSRPAAAPLQPDDPSELGRYRVLGRLGEGGMGTVFLGTAPDGRPVAIKMIRAEVAGVPTFHARFRREAELARRVARFCTAELLDAVDPPDGPPFIVTEFVDGPTLAAAVAAGGPLGAADLERVAVSVAAALTAIHGAGLVHRDLKPANVLLSSLGPRVIDFGIAHAADLTHVTRDSIVGTPAFMAPEQAQAQPVSGAADVWAWAGLVAFAGTGRLPFGLGPPDAQIFRIVHGDPDLDGLDPALGAVVRRAMSRRPADRPTAQDLLRQLVTLGVEVPAPASAALALPATDHGAPPPGGSPTHDPVPRSSPGGVAAHPAGVAGGSPIAAGRPRPGRRRFGRLLVAALVGVVVLAGGWLLLQPLAGRDDPDARISTTAAPSDQTPPPDGETPGGGPADPDTATTTGPGAGKGAEEVTQPGEPGGPVEVPDVVGRPIAEAEEALRAAGLTDITRTTRLDDRPVGSVIGILPAAGSEVPRNTAIELTVSDGAPHTTVPDLVGRSEVDARAGIYSAGLRMILQENDGPSRIGPGLVERTDPPGGTQVAYDTTVTVTIVSRQVAVPDVVGQSAAAATVTLRDRGFDVVEERGTGAQPPGVVIAQTPRAGLVTRGATVTITVSRPRPDGDSPVTGTPVPPGP